The following coding sequences lie in one Primulina huaijiensis isolate GDHJ02 chromosome 2, ASM1229523v2, whole genome shotgun sequence genomic window:
- the LOC140971278 gene encoding AAA-ATPase At5g57480-like: protein MKEIWTTMASIMGVWAFCQSLLQTVFPPELRFASFKFFHRFFSYLSSSYYYDITEIDGVNTNELYNAVQLYLSSSASISGTRISLTRGLNSSSITCGLSNNDRLIDSYKGVTVEWEHIVTQRQAQTFSWRPMPEEKRGFTLRVRKKNKQMVLSSYLDYVMEKANDLRRRNQDRLLYTNSRGGSLDSRGHPWESVPFKHPSTFDTLAMDPVRKSEIMADLLDFSNGESFYQKTGRAWKRGYLLYGPPGTGKSSMIAAMANFLGYDIYDLELTEVNTNSELRKLLMKTSSKSIIVIEDIDCSIKLDNRNNADGGCRKNSFEIASPPGSNGGSEAGANTITLSGLLNFTDGLWSCCGNERIFVFTTNHIEKLDPALLRSGRMDMHIHMSYCSSPALKILLKNYLGFEENYPEKEMLEELEVLVEEAEMTPADMSEVLIKYRRDSRRAVEELLATLKAKAEKNKRVKPRKKNGDELEEEEQEKRALDSPLEDGGFQENCGKGEGEDETEKMH from the coding sequence ATGAAGGAGATTTGGACGACAATGGCTTCGATAATGGGAGTTTGGGCGTTCTGTCAGAGCCTTCTCCAGACAGTGTTTCCCCCGGAGCTCCGTTTCGCTTCCTTCAAATTCTTCCACCGTTTCTTCAGCTACTTATCCTCCTCCTACTACTACGACATCACCGAAATCGATGGTGTCAACACCAACGAACTTTACAACGCCGTTCAGCTGTATCTGAGCTCCTCCGCTTCCATATCGGGCACCCGGATCAGCCTTACCCGTGGCCTGAACTCTTCCTCCATCACCTGTGGCCTGTCGAACAACGACCGTTTGATCGATTCTTATAAAGGGGTGACTGTGGAGTGGGAGCATATCGTCACGCAGAGGCAAGCTCAGACCTTCTCGTGGCGCCCAATGCCGGAGGAGAAGAGAGGGTTTACCCTCCGGGTAAGGAAAAAGAATAAGCAGATGGTGCTCAGTTCGTATCTTGATTATGTCATGGAAAAGGCGAATGATTTGCGAAGGAGGAATCAAGATAGGTTGCTTTATACGAACTCGAGAGGCGGGTCTTTGGATTCGAGGGGCCATCCTTGGGAATCTGTGCCGTTTAAGCATCCCAGTACTTTCGATACCTTGGCCATGGATCCTGTCAGGAAATCTGAGATTATGGCTGATCTTTTGGATTTTTCAAATGGGGAATCTTTTTATCAGAAAACTGGGAGGGCATGGAAAAGAGGGTATTTGTTATATGGTCCTCCGGGCACGGGGAAATCTAGTATGATTGCAGCCATGGCTAATTTTCTCGGGTACGATATTTATGATCTTGAGTTAACTGAGGTGAATACCAACTCGGAATTGAGGAAGTTGCTGATGAAAACTAGTTCTAAGTCCATTATTGTTATTGAAGACATTGATTGTTCCATTAAGTTGGATAACAGAAACAATGCCGACGGAGGCTGTAGGAAAAATAGCTTCGAAATTGCATCCCCTCCGGGGTCTAATGGCGGCTCAGAGGCCGGGGCAAACACGATAACGCTTTCCGGGTTGTTGAATTTCACAGATGGTTTGTGGTCTTGTTGTGGTAATGAGAGGATTTTCGTGTTCACGACGAACCATATCGAGAAACTCGACCCGGCATTGCTGAGGAGTGGGAGGATGGACATGCACATACACATGAGCTATTGTTCATCTCCTGCATTGAAGATTCTGTTGAAGAATTACTTGGGATTTGAGGAGAATTATCCGGAGAAAGAAATGCTGGAGGAATTGGAGGTTTTGGTTGAGGAGGCGGAGATGACTCCTGCAGATATGAGCGAAGTGTTGATCAAGTACCGGCGCGATAGTCGTAGGGCGGTGGAGGAATTGTTGGCGACATTGAAGGCGAAAGCGGAGAAGAACAAAAGGGTGAAACCAAGGAAGAAAAATGGGGATGAGCTTGAAGAAGAGGAGCAAGAGAAGAGGGCATTGGATAGTCCATTGGAAGACGGTGGTTTCCAAGAAAATTGCGGTAAAGGTGAGGGAGAGGATGAAACTGAGAAAATGCATTGA